The region ACTAATTATGTTTTTTTCAATCCTATGAACTTTAATAATACCTTAAAAAACATGTACCCAATTGTAAGTCCTCACATAAATTGTCATTTTAGCTCAATTTCAAGCAATGTTGCAATTTTTTGGGACTTAAATAACAAACCCCCTAAATCAATTTCTGTTCTTGATGCTGCAATTTATGTAAAAAAGACATCTTTTTCATTTGGGGTTGTTAGATTTATGGCTGCTCTTGGTTGTCGAAACACATTGCGAAAAATTAGTAGTAATGTTGGGGAATTTGAGGTGAGTTTTTGTGGGGTTTGTAAGAGGAGGTTTTGGAGTAGGGAGAGGCTATGTGGGCATTTTAGGGATGTTCATGAGGCGGAGCAACGGAGGAGGGTGAGGAAGGTGGAGTTTGCGAGAGGGGGGAGGAGGGTTAGGTTGGTGGGGAAGTTTTCGATAAAAATGAGGAGGTATGATGATGTTGTGAGGGGTTTTGGGGGTGGGAATGGTGGGGGTTGTTTGTTGGATGATTTGAAAAAGGCGGGGTTTTGGGTTGAAGGTGTTTCGGATAAATGTGATGTGGTGAGGGAGTTGTGTGATTGTGTGTTGGATGTGAGGGGAGTTGAGTGTGTGGTGATTGTGTGTGATGATTTGGGTTTTTTGAGTGTTCTGAGGGAGTTGAAGTTGAGGGGGGTGAAGGTGGTTGTTGTTGGTGATCGTCGAGATGGGGATTTGAAGAGGATTGCTGATGCGGCGTTTTCTTGGCAGGAGATTATGTTAGGAAAAGCTAGGAAAGAAGTTGTCAGTTGTGAGGGGTTGGAAGGATCGTGATGTTTTGAAAAGTTTGGAGTGGTCGTATGATTCAGAAATTGAGGAAACTCGGTAGTGCAGTTGTCTAAGGGGATGTTGAAATTGATCAACTAGTTACGCTAAAGATTGTATAAGGAAATTGCAGAAGGCTCAATTGGCATGCCAAAAGGTATGTACTTACCAATCATTCTCCTGCTGTATACATTTTCAACATTAACAAATATTGCTTCTTTTAAGAATGTCCAACGCAGTTTTGGTAAGatattagacataattataaggTGAACATCAATATTGGATCTGCATCATGTGTAAAGCTTTTATATTGCTTG is a window of Apium graveolens cultivar Ventura chromosome 11, ASM990537v1, whole genome shotgun sequence DNA encoding:
- the LOC141697421 gene encoding uncharacterized protein LOC141697421; this encodes MAALGCRNTLRKISSNVGEFEVSFCGVCKRRFWSRERLCGHFRDVHEAEQRRRVRKVEFARGGRRVRLVGKFSIKMRRYDDVVRGFGGGNGGGCLLDDLKKAGFWVEGVSDKCDVVRELCDCVLDVRGVECVVIVCDDLGFLSVLRELKLRGVKVVVVGDRRDGDLKRIADAAFSWQEIMLGKARKEVVSCEGLEGS